From the Candidatus Ancaeobacter aquaticus genome, the window AGCAAATGAAGCGGTATCGCGGCACATATCAAATAGAGGGTTACCGACAATTTACCGTGTACATGATTTCCCCGCTGTAGAGGATCTTGAAGAATTTGCAGTGCTCGCAAAAGAATATGGACATCAGTTCAACACAGGGCATATAGATTCAAAACAGTTTCAAAAAATCTTAAGCAAAGTAAAAAACAAGCCGGAAGAGCACATAATCAACATCGGCCTCTTGCGTTCTCTGCGTGTAGCAGAATACAGCCCGAAAAATATTGGACATTTTGCGCTTGCAATACAGTTTTACTCACACTTCACATCTCCTATACGGCGATATCCTGATCTCATTGTTCACCGTATTTTGGATAGGCTCATAACAAAATCAGACCAATACTGCTATGACCCTCAAGAACTTAAAATCATATCAAAGCACTGCTCTACCACAGAAAGAACGGCCGCTGATGCAGAGCAAGAAGTAGTCACCCTAAAAAAACTGCAATTCTTGCAATCTATTTACCAAAAGAAGCAAAACACAAAACTATCAGGGGTAATTACCTCAATTAAAAACCACGGTTTTTTTGTTGAACTAACTGAGTATATAACAAGCGGTTTTGTTAGAGTTTCTTCGTTGAAAGACGACTATTATACGGTAGACCTCAAAAAGCAGGAGTTTGTCGGCCGCAGAAGAAAAAGAAAATTTAAACTAGGGCAAAAAATTACGGTAAGAATTGAGCAGATTGATCTCTATAAAAAACAGATAGATTTTGTTCCGGTTTAACTCGCGTTTCTCATCAACCGGTACGTTTTTTTGAGGATAATAGAGGTTTTTTAGATCGTTTTTTTGTTATCTCGTATTGCAAAGCGATTTCATCGCATTCGGGAAATTTCGGACATTTAGCGCATTCCCCCCAGATCTTTTTAGGAAGATCTTCTTTAGACGTTTCCGTAAAACCGAATTTCTTAAAGAAAAGAGGAATGCTGGTTAAAACAAAAACACGGTTAATGCCAAGTTCCTGCGCTTCTTTAGCGCACGCATTAATGAGTAACAAACCAATACCCTTACCAATGTATCCGTCATGTACGGCAAGAGACTTAATTTCCGCAAGATCAATCCAATCAATAGCAAGCGCGCCACACCCGACCACTTTACCCTTAGAAACACACACGAAATAATTTCTAATATTTTCATATAATTCTGACAGGGATCGCGGAAGCATCATTTCTTTTTTTGCATAATGCATAATAAGATTATGTATCTCTTTAGCTTCACTTAATTTTGCTTTTCGTATAATCATATTATTTATCCCTATCTACAAACCTCTCGTGAAATCTGTTTTTGCAAGGCAAAAACCAGGCACCTAAAAGAAGTAGCGAAGCTACCCAGACATATATTCGATCATTTTTTGCACTTTTCCCAGCATTATTTTAACAAGAGGCGGTTTTACTGTAACCGCATTTACCGGGCATACTTCCTGACAGCAAAAACATTCTATGCACTT encodes:
- a CDS encoding N-acetyltransferase, with the protein product MIIRKAKLSEAKEIHNLIMHYAKKEMMLPRSLSELYENIRNYFVCVSKGKVVGCGALAIDWIDLAEIKSLAVHDGYIGKGIGLLLINACAKEAQELGINRVFVLTSIPLFFKKFGFTETSKEDLPKKIWGECAKCPKFPECDEIALQYEITKKRSKKPLLSSKKRTG